The stretch of DNA AACGGTGAAAGCCATGAGTCCATGCGCGGGGCTATAGACCATCCCCTTCTTGATAAGATTGGCCCGCACCGGCCCCAGGGTGGTAATCTTCGTATGCAACACATCGGCGACATCCGAGGACCGATATGGCCCCGGTCCCATCCCCGCCATGGCGCGAAGAAATGTTTTTTCCCTGGGCGTCAGGCGGTTGAAGCGCACTCTGAAGAAGTTCTCGTCGAGGCGTTTTTCCACCAGTCTGGTCGTTTCCCGGACAATCTCGGCAGTGATGGGTGAAGACGGCGCATGATTCCAGGCCTGATAGCCCCATTCCTGAATGAAATAGGGGTATCCCCGCGTCAGGCGAAAAATTTCCCGAAGCGCGGCAGGCTCGATGCGCTCGCCAGCACTCTCGACAGGCCCCTGGATGGCTTTGGCTGACTCGTCTTCAGAAAGAGGACCGATGTCGGGAAAACTGAACAGCCGCTCCGCATACGATTTGGAATCACCAGCCAAACCAGGAAGAATCGGCAGCCCCGCGCCGATGAGCACAAGTGGAAGCTGGCGCTGCTGCATCTTGTGCATGGCCATGATCAATGCGCTCAATTCCTTGGTATGC from Deltaproteobacteria bacterium encodes:
- a CDS encoding ATP-binding protein, producing the protein MDKISNPFSPGAGSPPPELAGREGILEQAEVLLARVRRKRPEKSVLLIGLRGVGKTVLLNEMERMAQAREYRTILVEALEGKPLAVILIPQLKRLLFELDRLAGAGNKVRRGIAVLKSFISAVRVAVGDVEFGLDIDSEPGAADSGDLEIDLPNVFMAVAEAAEERGTAVAILIDEIQYLHTKELSALIMAMHKMQQRQLPLVLIGAGLPILPGLAGDSKSYAERLFSFPDIGPLSEDESAKAIQGPVESAGERIEPAALREIFRLTRGYPYFIQEWGYQAWNHAPSSPITAEIVRETTRLVEKRLDENFFRVRFNRLTPREKTFLRAMAGMGPGPYRSSDVADVLHTKITTLGPVRANLIKKGMVYSPAHGLMAFTVPLFDEFMLRAIPEFSVQ